One window of the Chelonoidis abingdonii isolate Lonesome George chromosome 3, CheloAbing_2.0, whole genome shotgun sequence genome contains the following:
- the SPATS1 gene encoding spermatogenesis-associated serine-rich protein 1, which yields MPSGNRAELTTSEGGSMEKPEGSSASQGDEDGSQVNKRAQLPELSSRAAKFNGLNEHHHTSHDSASQDSLSRPSTHSTVPSCSDHDVDLKSTLPLSSSSQGTDVPLLEIKSATEIHQFITPPENKKAPDSEWTFYPRFGLHTYHIGKRCIFNGLFLRNKTSASERMLEMHLGRKKHEIDHRNGIAMVTPCDNCYSCPENSRNFHKFGSTRPVVNFGCATYKRKADTFIPLQRLSQTRCIPFHMKEKQQELEVERNDVKNLDRWKPAPTLLQALGATVLAHRIRQRES from the exons ATGCCCTCTGGGAATAGAGCGGAGCTCACCACAAGTGAGGGAGGTAGTATGGAGAAACCAGAGGGAAGCTCTGCGTCACAAGGTGATGAGGATG GATCTCAAGTCAACAAGCGTGCCCAACTTCCTGAACTCAGCAGCCGTGCAGCAAAATTCAACGGACTTAACGAACATCACCACACATCTCATGACAGTGCAAGTCAAGACAGTCTCAGCCGACCTTCTACCCACTCTACAGTGCCTTCTTGTTCTGA CCATGACGTTGACCTGAAGTCCACACTTCCCTTGTCATCTTCCTCTCAAGGTACTGATGTTCCACTACTTGAAATTAAATCAGCAACTGAAATTCACCAGTTTATTACACCTCCTG AAAACAAGAAAGCCCCAGACTCAGAATGGACTTTTTATCCAAGGTTTGGTCTTCACACATATCATATTGGGAAGCGATGCATCTTCAATGGTCTCTTCCTCCGAAACAAAACCTCTGCATCAGAAAGGATGTTAGAAATGCatttgggaagaaaaaaacatG AAATCGATCACAGAAATGGCATTGCAATGGTAACTCCCTGTGACAACTGCTACAGCTGTCCAGAAAACAGCAGAAACTTTCACAAATTTGGATCAACAAGACCTGTGGTGAACTTTGGGTG TGCAACATACAAAAGGAAAGCAGATACATTTATCCCTCTCCAGCGATTGTCACAGACTCGTTG CATACCTTTCCACATGAAGGAGAAACAGCAAGAACTGGAGGTAGAAAGGAACGATGTGAAAAATCTAGACAGATGGAAGCCAGCTCCAACACTGCTTCAGGCCTTGGGTGCTACTGTACTGGCACACAGAATCAGACAGCGTGAATCTTAG